A window of the Dyadobacter pollutisoli genome harbors these coding sequences:
- a CDS encoding PAS domain S-box protein → MEMILSHTDWQTIHATLQHLNLIGITFSPDFIIRNISAHALMKTGWLESDLVGQSIFDKLIPKEEEEEVRQMLEEGIQGKRKLEQREIPFLAQKGTLRTFSINSVLMHSDHDEVECVTLVGDDITRRRRMESAIAKSNSQLQDLVDNTSDLIQLVAIDGKFIFVNKAWREVLGYGLDEIASMRMEDILHPQHKEQALAQLKLIEQGNSNPNFEAVFLNREGKKVFVAGSVNCRFEYGKPTAFRCILNDFTEKIRAEKAQNLYYSIANWTVNTQNLDDFYQSIHEELGKIIDVKNFFIALYDPSKSYIYFPYYVDQYFQGNVRFTKRRLGNGLTEYAIASNKPLFLSGTDIEQLAKTNSLYLYGVTPKLLLCVPLRIGDRVTGIIGVKSYDDANMFDTRDLELLEFISGQVAMAIARKQSEEELSKYLARLNAIFDSSSHLIWSVNKSLQLTSFNRNYADLIQNQLGVRPSLQSSAEKFGWRMVGNSNRRTLETKYRQALRGEPQYFEFKIDRKDQGEMWLEFYLNPIHYADGVIEEVSGIARDITRRKEAELSLRHSEELFRGIFENLQDIYCRINRLGAITMISQSVLKRLGYLPGEVIGHKVTEFFSDKKRIHSALIRLRKTKSLRNFEITLNRKDGTERQFMINMLMFTNDKGKPTEVAVLARDITELKRNELELLKAKEHAERSLKVKEGFLANMSHEIRTPMNGVIGMIDLLGETPLNVEQKDYVLTIKRSSETLLNILNDILDLSKIEAGKMELHEAPIATEELLLKLVSLFGQTAKSKGNTLTYHIAPDIPKFIIADQTRLLQILSNLTSNALKFTENGSVKVLLSLIKKDGLFHKIKVDVQDSGIGISAMDKQILFTSFTQLDNSSRKSFGGTGLGLAISKQLCALMNGEIGVESTVGEGSTFWFTFETKETSIAQVSTITLIEETPIENVFATYHPVILLVDDNAVNRKVANEILKKSGCYVDLAESGFKAIEMVEAREASADKGYDIIFMDIQMPDMDGVETSQELKKRFPGALGPIVAMTAYSMKEDRDRFMSQGMDDYIAKPIRAQTLVSKVKDLMSNVEGRKLETKQKEIAQETILPILDREIIDQLNGIGGADLVWSVFEDFVTESNELVEGAITAFANGDIKTVKSNLHTLKGSGGTVGVSQVAEIARDAEWRLKSDDTSTLAEALPQLEKAYAKFLANYEGLLKEWLK, encoded by the coding sequence CGGTACTGATGCATAGTGACCATGATGAAGTGGAATGCGTTACATTGGTCGGTGATGACATTACCCGCCGTCGACGGATGGAATCAGCCATTGCGAAGTCCAACTCACAATTGCAAGATCTGGTCGACAATACCAGTGACCTGATCCAGCTCGTAGCGATTGACGGAAAATTCATATTTGTTAATAAAGCATGGCGCGAAGTACTCGGCTATGGCCTGGACGAAATTGCGTCTATGCGTATGGAGGATATCCTGCATCCGCAGCACAAAGAGCAGGCACTGGCGCAGCTGAAACTGATCGAGCAGGGAAATTCGAATCCAAATTTTGAAGCGGTATTCCTGAATAGGGAGGGGAAGAAGGTTTTTGTCGCGGGGAGCGTCAATTGCCGTTTTGAATACGGCAAACCGACTGCATTTCGTTGCATATTAAATGATTTTACCGAAAAAATAAGAGCTGAAAAAGCGCAGAACCTTTACTATAGCATTGCCAACTGGACTGTTAACACACAGAACCTCGATGATTTTTACCAGAGTATCCATGAGGAACTCGGAAAGATCATTGATGTGAAAAACTTCTTCATTGCGCTTTACGATCCCAGCAAAAGTTACATTTATTTCCCTTACTACGTCGATCAGTATTTTCAGGGCAATGTAAGGTTTACCAAACGACGCCTTGGAAATGGGTTGACCGAATACGCGATTGCGTCCAACAAGCCCCTGTTTCTTTCGGGGACTGACATTGAACAGCTGGCCAAAACCAATAGTCTGTATCTTTATGGAGTGACGCCGAAATTACTGCTCTGTGTGCCGCTGCGGATCGGGGACAGGGTGACGGGTATCATTGGTGTGAAGTCTTATGACGATGCCAATATGTTTGATACCAGGGACCTGGAACTGCTGGAATTTATTTCCGGGCAAGTGGCGATGGCGATCGCCAGAAAGCAAAGCGAGGAGGAACTGAGCAAGTACCTGGCTCGTTTGAACGCCATTTTCGATAGCAGCTCCCATTTGATATGGTCTGTCAACAAATCGTTGCAACTTACCTCCTTCAACCGGAATTACGCTGATTTGATCCAAAACCAGCTCGGGGTAAGGCCTTCGCTGCAATCGAGTGCTGAGAAATTCGGCTGGCGAATGGTGGGTAACAGTAACAGGCGTACCCTTGAGACCAAATACAGACAGGCGTTACGTGGCGAACCGCAATATTTTGAGTTCAAAATTGACCGGAAAGACCAGGGTGAAATGTGGCTGGAATTTTACCTGAACCCCATTCATTATGCCGATGGTGTGATTGAGGAAGTGTCTGGTATTGCCCGCGACATTACCAGAAGAAAAGAGGCTGAACTATCATTACGGCATAGTGAGGAACTTTTTAGAGGGATATTTGAGAATCTTCAGGACATTTATTGTCGTATCAACAGGCTGGGAGCGATCACGATGATCAGTCAGTCGGTACTGAAACGGTTGGGTTACTTGCCGGGAGAAGTGATCGGTCATAAGGTCACCGAGTTCTTTTCGGATAAAAAGCGAATTCATTCAGCGCTGATCCGCCTTCGGAAGACGAAAAGCCTTCGGAACTTTGAAATTACATTAAACCGGAAAGATGGTACCGAACGTCAGTTTATGATCAACATGCTGATGTTTACCAATGATAAAGGTAAGCCGACAGAAGTAGCGGTTCTGGCCAGGGACATTACCGAACTTAAACGGAATGAGCTGGAACTTCTGAAAGCGAAGGAGCATGCGGAGCGTTCTCTAAAAGTAAAAGAAGGCTTCCTGGCCAACATGAGCCATGAGATTCGGACGCCGATGAACGGGGTGATCGGAATGATAGACCTGCTCGGCGAAACGCCTCTGAATGTCGAGCAAAAGGATTACGTACTGACCATCAAACGTTCATCGGAGACGCTGCTGAACATCCTGAACGACATTCTGGACCTTTCCAAGATCGAGGCCGGGAAAATGGAGCTGCATGAGGCGCCGATTGCGACGGAGGAATTATTGCTGAAACTGGTCTCACTGTTTGGACAAACAGCCAAAAGCAAAGGAAATACACTTACCTACCACATTGCGCCGGACATTCCGAAGTTCATTATTGCGGATCAGACCAGGCTGCTGCAAATTTTGTCCAACCTGACTTCCAATGCCTTGAAGTTCACCGAAAACGGATCGGTGAAAGTGCTGCTTAGCTTGATCAAAAAGGATGGTTTGTTCCATAAAATTAAGGTGGACGTGCAGGATTCGGGGATCGGGATCAGTGCGATGGACAAGCAAATATTGTTTACATCATTCACCCAGTTGGACAATTCCTCCCGCAAATCTTTCGGAGGAACCGGCTTGGGACTTGCGATTTCAAAACAGTTGTGTGCCCTGATGAATGGGGAAATTGGTGTGGAATCCACTGTGGGAGAGGGTAGTACGTTCTGGTTTACGTTTGAAACCAAAGAGACTTCCATCGCGCAGGTGAGCACCATTACATTGATAGAGGAAACGCCGATAGAGAATGTGTTTGCCACTTACCATCCGGTGATATTGCTGGTGGATGATAACGCGGTGAACAGGAAGGTCGCGAATGAGATTTTGAAAAAATCAGGCTGCTATGTCGATCTGGCGGAAAGTGGTTTCAAAGCAATTGAAATGGTAGAGGCAAGGGAAGCTTCGGCTGACAAGGGTTATGATATCATTTTTATGGATATTCAAATGCCTGATATGGACGGTGTGGAGACTTCACAGGAACTAAAAAAGCGTTTCCCGGGGGCGTTGGGGCCGATCGTCGCAATGACAGCCTATTCCATGAAAGAAGATCGTGACCGCTTCATGAGCCAGGGAATGGATGATTACATTGCCAAACCTATCCGCGCGCAGACCCTGGTGTCGAAAGTGAAGGACCTGATGAGCAATGTAGAAGGCCGGAAGCTGGAAACAAAGCAAAAGGAAATTGCCCAGGAAACAATTCTTCCTATTTTGGATCGTGAAATCATTGATCAGCTCAATGGTATTGGCGGTGCTGACCTGGTGTGGTCTGTTTTTGAAGATTTTGTAACTGAATCCAACGAGCTCGTCGAGGGCGCAATTACTGCTTTTGCCAATGGGGATATCAAGACGGTCAAAAGCAATTTGCATACATTAAAAGGAAGCGGCGGAACCGTAGGGGTATCCCAGGTGGCTGAAATCGCCCGGGATGCTGAATGGCGTTTAAAATCCGACGATACCAGCACACTTGCCGAGGCGCTTCCCCAACTGGAAAAAGCTTATGCCAAATTTTTGGCTAACTATGAAGGCCTGCTGAAAGAATGGCTGAAATAA